A DNA window from Centroberyx gerrardi isolate f3 chromosome 5, fCenGer3.hap1.cur.20231027, whole genome shotgun sequence contains the following coding sequences:
- the rft1 gene encoding man(5)GlcNAc(2)-PP-dolichol translocation protein RFT1: MSSQDVLKNASTLASYNVLLQVMFRVLTFLLNAFTLRFVSKELIGVVNVRLTLLYSTLVFLSREAFRRACLSGGSGTGHNWRQVINLLWLTLPLGVVWASLLVCVWLWLLEVPDPQTIPHYGPAVGMFALAAVQELLAEPLWVLAQAHMFVRLKVVAESLAMIAKCLITVVLVVSAPEWGLYIFSAAQLVYTGFLVLCYAAYFLRFLGSEEAAKTSFPLQHVGELLICRADGKPLIDWTLARLTWSFFKQSFLKQILTEGERYVMTFLNVLSFGDQGVYDIVNNLGSMVARFIFLPIEESFYVFFAKVLERGRDVKSQKQEEVAIVAEVLESLLKLVLVIGLIITVFGYAYSHLALDIYGGSLLSSGAGPTLLRCYSSYVLLLAVNGVTECFVFAAMSQEEVDKYNLVMLALSVSFLFLSYMLTWWAGAVGFIMANCLNMGLRILHSLLYIHRYFQSSPWKPLRGLLPSPVLLLALALSAIVTALSEGVFCCDSGWLLRLAHIAVGAVCLLSVLVTVLLTETQLIRFVRTQLLPQYRKKHT, translated from the exons ATGAGCTCTCAAGATGTACTGAAGAATGCTTCCACTCTTGCATCATATAATGTATTGCTGCAG GTGATGTTCCGTGTGCTCACCTTCTTGCTGAATGCATTCACACTACGGTTTGTGTCCAAAGAGCTGATTGGGGTAGTCAATGTCAG ACTTACACTACTGTACTCCACATTAGTCTTCTTGTCCAGAGAGGCTTTCCGGAGAGCCTGTCTGAGCGGGGGATCTGGGACAGGCCACAATTGGAGACAAGTGATCAACCTGCTGTGGCTGAC CTTGCCGCTCGGTGTAGTATGGGCGTCCCTGCTGgtctgtgtgtggctgtggctCTTGGAGGTCCCAGATCCCCAGACTATCCCTCACTATGGCCCCGCTGTGGGGATGTTTGCCTTGGCCGCAGTGCAGGAGCTGCTGGCCGAACCCCTCTGGGTCCTGGCTCAAGCCCACATGTTTGTCAGGCTGAAGGTGGTCGCTGAGAGCTTAGCAATGATCGCTAAGTGCTTAATAACTGTGGTGCTGGTGGTGTCTGCTCCTGAATGGGGCCTGTACATCTTTTCTGCTGCTCAG CTGGTGTACACAGGATTCCTGGTGCTGTGCTATGCTGCCTACTTCCTTCGTTTCCTGGGCTCTGAAGAAGCCGCCAAGACGTCTTTTCCTCTGCAACATGTTGGAGAACTGCTGATCTGCAGAGCTGATGGAAAG CCCTTGATTGACTGGACACTGGCCCGGCTGACATGGAGCTTCTTCAAGCAGTCCTTCCTGAAGCAGATCCTGACGGAGGGTGAGCGTTACGTCATGACCTTCCTGAATGTCCTCAGCTTCGGAGACCAGGGCGTTTATGACATCGTCAATAACCTGGGCTCCATGGTGGCACGCTTCATCTTCCTGCCCATCGAGGAAAGCTTCTATGTCTTCTTTGCCAAAGTGCTGGAGAGAGGGCGCGATGTCAAAAGTCAGAAACAG GAGGAAGTCGCTATTGTAGCAGAAGTCCTGGAGAGCCTGCTGAAACTGGTGCTTGTGATTGGTCTGATTATCACAGTGTTTGGTTACGCCTACTCTCACCTGGCTCTGGACATTTACGGCGGCTCTCTGCTGAGCAGTGGGGCAG GGCCCACTCTGCTGCGATGCTACAGCTCTTATGTCCTCCTGCTGGCTGTCAATGGCGTGACAGAGTGCTTTGTATTTGCTGCTATGAGCCAAGAGGAGGTTGACAA gTATAACCTGGTGATGCTGgctctttctgtgtctttccTGTTCCTGTCCTACATGCTGACATGGTGGGCTGGAGCTGTTGGTTTCATCATGGCTAACTGTCTGAACATGGGCCTCCGCATCCTTCACAGCCTTCTCTACATACACCGCTACTTCCAGTCGAGTCCATGGAAGCCCCTGCGAGGCCTGTTGCCCTCCCCAGTCCTGCTACTCGCACTTGCCCTCAGTGCAATTGTCACTGCGCTCTCTGAG GGTGTTTTCTGCTGTGACAGCGGCTGGTTGCTAAGACTGGCCCATATCGCCGTGGGAGCAGTGTGTCTACTGAGTGTGCTCGTAACTGTTCTTCTTACGGAGACTCAACTTATTCGGTTTGTGAGGACTCAGCTCTTACCTCAgtacagaaagaaacacacTTAA
- the mustn1a gene encoding musculoskeletal embryonic nuclear protein 1a: MSQPGEGEDEQVQRPEVREEDLLGAKDKLGTSGAAKSKTFEVMEECEKVGKAAPSVFSGVRSGAETAFNKPSARPIRK, translated from the exons ATGTCTCAA CCAGGTGAGGGAGAAGATGAACAAGTGCAGCGTCCCGAAGTGAGAGAAGAGGACCTGCTTGGAGCAAAGGATAAACTGGGGACAAGCGGGGCGGCGAAGAGCAAGACGTTCGAAGTAATGGAAGAGTGTG AGAAAGTGGGTAAAGCCGCCCCTTCTGTGTTCAGTGGAGTGAGGTCAGGAGCAGAGACCGCTTTCAACAAGCCCTCAGCTCGACCAATAAGGAAGTAG
- the ruvbl1 gene encoding ruvB-like 1, whose translation MKIEEVKSTTKTQRIASHSHVKGLGLDEAGNAKQTASGLVGQETAREACGIIVELIRSKKMAGRAVLLAGPPGTGKTALALAMAQELGNKVPFCPMVGSEVYSSEIKKTEVLMENFRRAIGLRIKETKEVYEGEVTELTPCETENPMGGYGKTISHVIIGLKTGKGTKQLKLDPSIYESLQKERVEVGDVIYIEANSGAVKRQGRCDTFATEFDLEAEEYVPLPKGDVHKKKEIIQDVTLHDLDVANARPQGGQDILSMMGQLMKPKKTEITDKLRAEINKVVNRYIDMGVAELVPGVLFVDEVHMLDIECFTYLHRALESTIAPIVVFASNRGNCLIRGTEDISSPHGIPLDLLDRVMIIRTMLYTPQEMKQIIKIRAQTEGINISEEALTHLGEIGTKTTLRYAVQLLTPASLLGRVQGKEGVEREQVEEINELFYDAKSSAKILQDQHHKFMK comes from the exons atGAAGATCGAGGAGGTGAAAAGCACCACCAAAACTCAGCGGATCGCATCTCATAGTCATGTGAAAGGACTCGGGCTAGACGAGGCCGGGAATGCTAAGCAAACAGCATCTGGTCTAGTCGGACAGGAGACTGCTAGAGAG gCTTGTGGCATCATTGTTGAGTTGATCCGCTCAAAGAAGATGGCAGGGAGGGCAGTTCTACTGGCTGGGCCCCCCGGCACAGGAAAG ACTGCCCTAGCCTTGGCGATGGCACAGGAGTTGGGCAACAAAGTACCGTTCTGCCCCATGGTAGGCAGTGAGGTCTACTCATCTGAGATTAAGAAAACAGAAGTACTGATGGAGAATTTCAGGAGGGCCATCG GATTGCGTATCAAGGAGACAAAGGAGGTGTATGAAGGAGAGGTGACAGAGCTGACCCCCTGTGAGACGGAGAATCCCATGGGTGGCTATGGAAAAACCATCAGCCACGTCATCATCGGCCTGAAGACCGGAAAAGGCACTAAGCAACTCAAG TTGGATCCCAGTATTTATGAGAGTCTTCAGAAGGAGCGTGTGGAAGTGGGAGACGTCATCTACATTGAAGCCAACAGTGGAGCTGTCAAG AGACAAGGTCGCTGTGACACTTTTGCCACAGAGTTTGACCTGGAGGCAGAGGAGTATGTGCCGCTGCCCAAAGGCGACGTCCACAAGAAGAAAGAGATCATCCAAGATGTCACACTGCATGATCTGGATGTTGCAAACGCCAGACCCCAG GGAGGCCAGGACATCCTCTCCATGATGGGACAGTTGATGAAGCCCAAGAAGACAGAGATCACAG ACAAGCTGCGTGCCGAGATCAACAAGGTGGTGAACCGGTACATCGACATGGGCGTCGCCGAGCTCGTTCCCGGTGTGTTGTTTGTGGACGAGGTGCACATGCTGGACATCGAGTGCTTCACCTACCTCCATCGAGCCCTGGAGAGCACCATCGCCCCCATCGTTGTGTTCGCCTCCAACAGGGGAAACTGCCTCATCAG GGGAACGGAGGACATCAGCTCTCCCCATGGGATTCCTTTGGACTTGCTGGACAGAGTCATGATCATCCGCACCATGCTGTACACACCACAGGAGATGAAGCAG ATCATCAAGATCCGCGCTCAGACTGAGGGGATCAATATCAGCGAGGAAGCACTTACTCACCTGGGAGAGATTGGCACCAAGACCACCCTCAG GTATGCCGTACAGTTGCTGACCCCCGCCAGTCTGCTGGGGCGCGTCCAGGGAAAAGAgggtgtggagagagagcaggtagaGGAGATAAACGAGCTGTTCTATGACGCCAAGTCCTCCGCCAAGATCCTCCAAGACCAGCATCACAAATTCATGAAATGA